The proteins below come from a single Chrysoperla carnea chromosome 1, inChrCarn1.1, whole genome shotgun sequence genomic window:
- the LOC123305900 gene encoding U6 snRNA-associated Sm-like protein LSm8 — protein MASGLESYVNHTVSIITSDGRNFVGTLKGFDQTINLILDESHERVYSSTVGIEQVVLGLHIIRGDNVAIVGQIDDEIDARLNFSTIKAEPLNPVVH, from the exons ATGGCTTCTGGGCTGGAATCGTATGTAAATC ATACGGTATCAATAATAACATCGGATGGAAGAAATTTTGTT gGAACTTTGAAAGGCTTTGAtcaaactataaatttaatattagatgAATCACATGAACGAGTATATTCAAGTACTGTGGGTATTGAACAAGTAGTTCTAGGCTTACATATTATTCGAGGGGATAACGT agcaATTGTAGGACAAATTGATGATGAAATTGATGCAAGATTAAATTTTAGTACGATAAAAGCAGAACCATTAAATCCAGTTGTACACTAG
- the LOC123290820 gene encoding prolyl 4-hydroxylase subunit alpha-2 isoform X2 → MIANMDNRRILLTIFTTIILTSTINCELYTAIVDLEELLDSESILITTLDDYINNVESKLKHLRLYQQKYYNEHLIAKQNIQEYLSNPINAYLLVKRLTTDWKHVEYLIEDLSNVKDDYPLILNNSKSDNNEEEEKNGGLKLPNDEDLNGAAVALIRLQDTYRLDTNAIANGILNGIQFPTELSVDDCFELGRQLYNNGDFYHTILWMYETKKRFHLYEQEQQKQQQTKYVDILEYLAFSIYMEGNLQIAIDLTKELLQLAPDHSRAKGNLVFYENKIKELEKEHDNKIKEKRRPDYDALPERELYEMLCRNEIKPPQKVLSKLRCRYRKKRHPFTWIAPFKEEEMSLEPLIVVYHDVLYDDEINTIKQLAQPRFRRATVQNHKTGELETAQYRISKSAWLKNDEHEHVQTVVQRVEDITELTQTTAEELQVVNYGIGGHYEPHFDFARKDEGNAFKSLGTGNRIATILFYMSDVLQGGATVFPSIKTALWPQKGSAAFWYNLHPSGEGDYLTRHAACPVLSGSKWVANKWIHERGQEFLRPCRLEPDPIEPDMRLVNK, encoded by the exons ATGATAGCAAATATGGACAATAgaagaatattattaacaatattcaCAACAATTATTCTAACATCAACAATAAATTGTGAATTATATACAGCCATTGTAGATTTAGAAGAATTATTAGATAGTGaatcaatattaataacaaCACTAGATGATTATATCAATAATgttgaaagtaaattaaaacatttacgaTTATaccaacaaaaatattacaatgaaCATTTAATTGCTAAACAAAATATCCAAGAATATTTATCAAATCCAATCAATGCATATTTATTAGTGAAACGTTTAACGACGGATTGGAAACATGTGGAATATTTAATTGAGGATTTATCAAATGTTAAAGATGATTATCCACTTATTTTGAATAACTCAAAGAGTGATAATAATGAAGAAGAAGAGAAGAATGGTGGACTAAAATTACCAAATGATGAAGATTTAAATGGTGCTGCTGTTGCATTGATACGTTTACAAGATACGTATCGTTTAGATACAAATGCAATTGCAAATGGAATATTAAATGGTATACAATTTCCGACTGAATTGTCGGTTGATGATTGTTTTGAATTAG gCCGACAATTGTATAATAATGGTGACTTCTATCATACAATATTATGGATGTATGAAACAAAAAAGCGTTTTCATTTATACGAACAAGAACAACAGAAACAACAACA AACGAAATATGTAGATATATTAGAATATTTAGCATTTAGTATATATATGGAAGGTAATTTACAAATTGCAATTGATTTAACAAAAGAGTTATTACAATTAGCACCAGATCATTCACGTGCTAAGGGCAATTTAGTCTTTTAtgagaataaaattaaagaattggaAAAAGaacatgataataaaattaaa GAAAAACGAAGACCCGATTACGATGCGTTACCAGAACGTGAATTATATGAAATGTTATGTCGCAATGAAATAAAACCACCACAAAaagtattatcaaaattaagatGTCGTTACCGTAAAAAACGCCATCCATTCACATGGATTGCACCATTTAAAGAGGAAGAAATGTCATTAGAGCCATTGATTGTTGTATATCATGATGTGTTATATGACGATGAGATAAACACAATTAAACAATTGGCTCAACCACGTTTTCGACGTGCCACGGTACAAAATCATAAAACTGGTGAATTAGAAACAGCACAATATCGTATTAGTAAATCAGCATGGCTTAAAAATGATGAGCATGAACATGTCCAAACTGTTGTACAACGTGTGGAAGATATCACTGAACTGACACAAACGACTGCTGAAGAATTACAAGTTGTTAACTATGGAATTGGTGGACACTATGAACCACATTTTGATTTTGCAAGG aaagatGAAGGAAATGCATTTAAAAGTTTGGGTACCGGAAACAGAATTGctactatattattttat ATGAGTGACGTATTGCAAGGGGGAGCGACAGTGTTCCCGTCAATAAAAACAGCATTATGGCCACAGAAAGGATCGGCAGCATTTTGGTATAATTTACATCCATCTGGTGAAGGTGATTATTTAACAAGACATGCAGCGTGCCCCGTTCTATCCGGATCCAAATGGG tgGCAAATAAATGGATACACGAACGTGGGCAAGAATTTTTACGACCGTGCCGTTTAGAACCAGATCCTATTGAACCTGATATGCgattagttaataaataa
- the LOC123305237 gene encoding neural/ectodermal development factor IMP-L2 — MNIYLISVIVILTIIHVHCSKLLPSSRKQQLLLEDNNDSDNSITSHNNNDKEKNVEWVKITQSPAKQINVNLGTYLELECEAIGSPLPQIQWLKDNIPITTISNINNDLDQYINNNVINVNNLNNNGLARIKSRLVIPNTLSIHSGVITCYAQSGGLTHVNKFAQTNLYVNGKPKHSGSSISTPGAGGQQTQDLANNNKLIRIVLFNTFIMETIGNNIILPCKTFNSDGSSATEIYWFDNNEQLILPATSEHHSRIKILENGDLSINGLRWSDMGSYVCVARNTYSEDSISTFIYPMLNEN, encoded by the exons ATGAATATATACTTAATATCAGTGATAGTTATATTAACAATTATCCATGTACATTGTTCGAAACTATTACCATCGTCACGaaaacaacaattattattgGAGGACAACAATGATAGTGATAATTCTATAACAAGTCATAACAACaatgataaagaaaaaaatgttgaatggGTCAAAATAACACAATCACCggcaaaacaaattaatgttaatttggGTACATATTTGGAATTAGAATGTGAAGCAATTGGTTCACCTTTACCACAAATACAATGGTTAAAAGATAATATACCAATTACaacaatatcaaatattaaCAATGATTTAGatcaatatattaataataatgttattaatgttaataatttaaataataacggTTTAGCTAGAATTAAATCACGTTTAGTTATACCAAATACATTATCGATACATTCTGGAGTGATTACTTGCTATGCACAAAGTGGTGGTTTAACACATGTTAATAAATTTGCACAAACAAATCTATATGTTAATGGTAAACCTAAACATAGTGGTTCCAGTATATCAACACCCGGTGCAGGTGGCCAACAAACACAAG ATCTAGCTAATAACAACAAACTGATTCGCATTGTGTTATTTAACACTTTTATTATGGAAACCATTGGAAATAACATTATACTTCCCTGTAAGACGTTTAATAGTGATGGATCATCAGCAACGGAAATTTACTGGTTTGATAACAATGAACAACTAATTTTACCTGCCACAAGTGAACATCATTCTAGAATTAAG atactaGAAAATGGTGATTTGTCAATAAATGGTTTACGATGGTCTGATATGGGAAGTTATGTTTGTGTGGCTAGAAATACATATAGTGAAGACTCGATATCAACATTTATATACCCTATGCTT AATGAAAATTAA
- the LOC123290820 gene encoding prolyl 4-hydroxylase subunit alpha-2 isoform X1 — protein MIANMDNRRILLTIFTTIILTSTINCELYTAIVDLEELLDSESILITTLDDYINNVESKLKHLRLYQQKYYNEHLIAKQNIQEYLSNPINAYLLVKRLTTDWKHVEYLIEDLSNVKDDYPLILNNSKSDNNEEEEKNGGLKLPNDEDLNGAAVALIRLQDTYRLDTNAIANGILNGIQFPTELSVDDCFELGRQLYNNGDFYHTILWMYETKKRFHLYEQEQQKQQQLEQQSNQINRKNITTNDINDICTKDLACTSKQTNTKSPLIMTTKYVDILEYLAFSIYMEGNLQIAIDLTKELLQLAPDHSRAKGNLVFYENKIKELEKEHDNKIKSDHQQRKRGEDENSIEDNHKRTTLDIYLNEEPITIREKRRPDYDALPERELYEMLCRNEIKPPQKVLSKLRCRYRKKRHPFTWIAPFKEEEMSLEPLIVVYHDVLYDDEINTIKQLAQPRFRRATVQNHKTGELETAQYRISKSAWLKNDEHEHVQTVVQRVEDITELTQTTAEELQVVNYGIGGHYEPHFDFARKDEGNAFKSLGTGNRIATILFYMSDVLQGGATVFPSIKTALWPQKGSAAFWYNLHPSGEGDYLTRHAACPVLSGSKWVANKWIHERGQEFLRPCRLEPDPIEPDMRLVNK, from the exons ATGATAGCAAATATGGACAATAgaagaatattattaacaatattcaCAACAATTATTCTAACATCAACAATAAATTGTGAATTATATACAGCCATTGTAGATTTAGAAGAATTATTAGATAGTGaatcaatattaataacaaCACTAGATGATTATATCAATAATgttgaaagtaaattaaaacatttacgaTTATaccaacaaaaatattacaatgaaCATTTAATTGCTAAACAAAATATCCAAGAATATTTATCAAATCCAATCAATGCATATTTATTAGTGAAACGTTTAACGACGGATTGGAAACATGTGGAATATTTAATTGAGGATTTATCAAATGTTAAAGATGATTATCCACTTATTTTGAATAACTCAAAGAGTGATAATAATGAAGAAGAAGAGAAGAATGGTGGACTAAAATTACCAAATGATGAAGATTTAAATGGTGCTGCTGTTGCATTGATACGTTTACAAGATACGTATCGTTTAGATACAAATGCAATTGCAAATGGAATATTAAATGGTATACAATTTCCGACTGAATTGTCGGTTGATGATTGTTTTGAATTAG gCCGACAATTGTATAATAATGGTGACTTCTATCATACAATATTATGGATGTATGAAACAAAAAAGCGTTTTCATTTATACGAACAAGAACAACAGAAACAACAACAATTAGAACaacaatcaaatcaaataaatcgtaaaaatattacaacaaacgatataaatgatatttgtaCTAAAGATCTGGCATGTacgtcaaaacaaacaaatacaaaatcacCATTAATTATGACAACGAAATATGTAGATATATTAGAATATTTAGCATTTAGTATATATATGGAAGGTAATTTACAAATTGCAATTGATTTAACAAAAGAGTTATTACAATTAGCACCAGATCATTCACGTGCTAAGGGCAATTTAGTCTTTTAtgagaataaaattaaagaattggaAAAAGaacatgataataaaattaaatctgatCATCAACAACGGAAACGAGGTGAAGATGAGAATTCTATTGAAGATAATCATAAACGTACCACActtgatatttatttgaatgaagAG CCAATAACAATACGTGAAAAACGAAGACCCGATTACGATGCGTTACCAGAACGTGAATTATATGAAATGTTATGTCGCAATGAAATAAAACCACCACAAAaagtattatcaaaattaagatGTCGTTACCGTAAAAAACGCCATCCATTCACATGGATTGCACCATTTAAAGAGGAAGAAATGTCATTAGAGCCATTGATTGTTGTATATCATGATGTGTTATATGACGATGAGATAAACACAATTAAACAATTGGCTCAACCACGTTTTCGACGTGCCACGGTACAAAATCATAAAACTGGTGAATTAGAAACAGCACAATATCGTATTAGTAAATCAGCATGGCTTAAAAATGATGAGCATGAACATGTCCAAACTGTTGTACAACGTGTGGAAGATATCACTGAACTGACACAAACGACTGCTGAAGAATTACAAGTTGTTAACTATGGAATTGGTGGACACTATGAACCACATTTTGATTTTGCAAGG aaagatGAAGGAAATGCATTTAAAAGTTTGGGTACCGGAAACAGAATTGctactatattattttat ATGAGTGACGTATTGCAAGGGGGAGCGACAGTGTTCCCGTCAATAAAAACAGCATTATGGCCACAGAAAGGATCGGCAGCATTTTGGTATAATTTACATCCATCTGGTGAAGGTGATTATTTAACAAGACATGCAGCGTGCCCCGTTCTATCCGGATCCAAATGGG tgGCAAATAAATGGATACACGAACGTGGGCAAGAATTTTTACGACCGTGCCGTTTAGAACCAGATCCTATTGAACCTGATATGCgattagttaataaataa